A window of the Vibrio fluvialis genome harbors these coding sequences:
- a CDS encoding RimK family protein, which produces MANLLIVTDQASDWQQYFPSEQVISVDQYLDADWKNNHRSLQVVNLCRDYDYMSTGYYCSLMAEARGHRVIPRVMAINDINQPFLLSSGLVKLNKLCKHTESIHCKIYFGRTPEPGLEKLARRLFEQFMVPVIELAMTKFQGHWQISKIAPFPFQDLADQEQDFFIESLEQFSNKIWRKPKQEKKYRYDIAMLVDEEEKMPPSDASALKRFRRAANRLGMNLETISPDDLSRLGEFDGLFIRATTNISNFTYRFAKTAEKMGLVVMDDSESIMKCTNKVFLTELLQRNNVPAPNSVIVQGYDPNWKSYLMEHLEFPMVLKIPDGAFSRGVVKVRNEQELEKEATALFEKSVLILAQAFMPTDFDWRIGVLNHQPIFACKYMMSRGHWQIYQHHSSGRVSSGGFETLDLKQVPKQVVDVAVKAANLIGGGLYGVDLKEIDGQVYVIEVNDNPSIDHHVEDAFLGDLLYDRVMTEFLRRIQMRGF; this is translated from the coding sequence GCAAACCTTTTAATCGTGACAGACCAGGCTAGTGACTGGCAGCAATATTTCCCATCAGAACAAGTCATCAGTGTCGATCAGTACCTGGATGCCGATTGGAAAAACAATCACCGCAGTCTGCAAGTGGTGAACCTGTGTCGCGATTACGACTACATGAGTACCGGCTATTACTGTTCTTTAATGGCGGAAGCTCGTGGTCACCGTGTTATTCCTCGCGTGATGGCGATTAATGACATCAACCAGCCGTTTTTACTGTCCAGCGGTCTGGTTAAACTCAACAAACTGTGCAAACACACCGAGTCGATTCACTGCAAAATTTACTTTGGCCGCACTCCGGAGCCAGGGCTGGAAAAACTCGCTCGTCGTCTGTTTGAACAGTTCATGGTGCCCGTGATTGAACTGGCGATGACCAAGTTCCAAGGTCACTGGCAGATCAGTAAAATCGCACCTTTCCCATTTCAGGATTTGGCCGATCAAGAGCAGGATTTCTTCATCGAATCGCTGGAACAGTTCTCGAACAAAATCTGGCGTAAACCGAAGCAAGAGAAGAAATACCGTTACGACATCGCCATGCTGGTCGATGAAGAAGAGAAAATGCCGCCGTCAGATGCTTCTGCCCTGAAGCGTTTTCGCCGTGCAGCCAACCGCTTGGGTATGAACCTGGAAACCATCTCACCAGACGATTTGTCACGTTTGGGCGAATTCGATGGCCTGTTCATTCGTGCCACCACCAACATCAGTAACTTCACCTACCGTTTTGCCAAAACGGCCGAGAAGATGGGCCTGGTGGTGATGGATGATTCCGAGTCAATCATGAAGTGCACCAACAAAGTCTTTCTGACCGAGTTGTTGCAACGCAACAATGTTCCAGCGCCTAACAGCGTCATCGTGCAGGGTTATGATCCCAACTGGAAATCCTACCTGATGGAACATCTGGAGTTTCCAATGGTGTTGAAGATTCCGGATGGCGCCTTCTCGCGCGGAGTGGTGAAAGTGCGCAACGAACAGGAGTTGGAAAAAGAAGCCACCGCGCTGTTTGAAAAAAGCGTGCTGATCCTGGCGCAAGCCTTTATGCCGACCGATTTCGACTGGCGTATTGGTGTACTCAACCACCAGCCGATTTTCGCCTGCAAGTACATGATGAGCCGTGGTCACTGGCAGATCTATCAGCACCACAGCAGTGGCCGGGTTTCCTCCGGTGGTTTCGAAACGCTAGATTTGAAACAGGTGCCGAAGCAAGTCGTCGATGTGGCGGTCAAAGCAGCCAACCTCATCGGAGGTGGTCTGTATGGTGTTGACTTAAAAGAGATTGACGGTCAAGTTTATGTTATCGAAGTCAATGATAACCCGAGCATTGACCACCATGTCGAAGACGCCTTCCTTGGCGATCTGCTTTACGACCGGGTGATGACCGAGTTTTTACGCCGCATTCAGATGCGTGGATTCTAA